AATAATGGTGGGCTGGGCTGACCAGTAGTAACCGCAAGAACCACCTAGAAGAAAACCGACCGCATTATAGATTACATGGGGAGACAGGGAAAATAATACTAAGCAGGATGATGAAAAAGAATTGGTACATACCGAGGCTGTAATATGCTTGATACTCCTGAAAGCAATGCAACTGTGTAACTGCGACCTCGTTACTGAATTACAACTAAACGGGATAAATGAAATATATGGGAGAAATGGTAGGAGAAATGCAACATCACAAACAATGATATAGTGGCTTCTCTCTGAACCTGCAatattgatagtcaactcaataaCATATGGTTTTCACAATGAAAAGAAGCAGAGTAAAGCAGGAGGAATGAATAATACTTCTTGTAACCAACCTCAACAAATCTTGATCTAAAAACGACTGGGAAATATGCACTCCACCAAGACCGCATGCCGATGGGTCGACGGAGGTGGCAAATGGCGAGATGACTGACGGACGGGGGAGCTGCAGAGGAAGGAGAACTGTGAGGATTTAAGTGAATTGTGAGGCGGAGTTGATTACGGAGAAGTTGTATAGGATTGTGAACTGGTGatgagagaagaagaagatgggcaggggaaggggaaggggctgcTTAAATATTGGAATGGGAAGAGGAGAAGACATGCGGGTTGCAATTGAGGCTGCAATTTGTGCCGTGTAGAGGAAGAGGAAGTGGGGAAGGGAGaggaagagaaagagaaagagagagCTGCCATGAATGCTCTCGGTGTATTCAGAGATTGTTTCATCATTGGGAAGAAAGAAATAATGGTGGGCTGGGCTGACCAGTAGTAACCGCAAGAACCACCTAGAAGAAAACCGACCGCATTATAGATTACATGGGGAGACAGGGAAAATAATACTAAGCAGGATGATGTGGAAAAAAAATGTGTGACATGGAGCTCTTGGTGAGGTGGATGCCTTGCATGTTAAGAGGCCCACCTGATGACttggatagcttgcatgttgagagaatttctttagtgggttgctcctatttagatattatagattataGATAGGAATCCCCCACTGCTCTATTTCTCTCTACATGCAAGGCATCCACCTCACCAAGCTGCCAACTCAGCAAAATGTCCACATATCATGCAACTATGACATCTCATCAATCTTACACATCATCTTTTTAAATCACATCATCAGTTGATGATCCGTTTCAGTTTCCATTACTCCAATAGTTGGCCATTACCGTCGATAACAACAAACATGCCTCAAATAATCAATTCCTGATGAAAGTGCGCAGGTCTCCACCTCTCCCCTTCCTTCCCCGTCGCTCCATCTTTCCTCCCCATTAATTTCAGTTTTTGCTCAATCAGTTCATGCCACCATATGCCTCACTATTCCGTAGCAataagactacccacaatgggagtatcataggtagtatcatgcatttcatgcatgcaaaatgctgatgtggcagtgtaATTAAGGACGAGAGAgaggatactagtatcataggtagatactgtatcatagcacatactactagaaaaattaatgtcaagtaaatcctgtacatatatttgcattgagattctacaaaataattaatatatagagactatgatactagtatatgatatcatgcattgtggagatagtaacatgtagtagtatcatacgcatgatacttctatatgatactatgcattgtgactagtctaaatcAGGCACTCCATCCCACTATTTAACCACCCAGGCCCGATCACCCCCGATCTCTGCATTTGGACGTTTAGTATTTCTGCCCAGCATTGTCGCATCGCTTCCCCTGCAAGTTCGTCGGTTCCTCCTATACACCGAAGATGCCAGCAGATTCTTTTTTCGGGAAGACAGCGCAATCTCCGCGACTCCACCATATAGCGACTGGTTTCACCACCGTGCTTCAGGATGTCACTTATCAGGATagatcggtggtggtggaggacgaACAAGGCAGAGGACCTCCCCTCACGTCTCTTCTCTCTACGTCGCTCATGTATTTCCCTCACAGAGGTACTATCGATCTGAATTTTTTCCTCTCTCCAATTGTTGCTCATTCACATGTTCAAACATGGGATATGTTGGCACCAGAAGCTCGGCGCATCAACATACTGTTAGTCCAGTCTGACGATCCCTTTTATGAACTAGCCTCAGTATGCCTCCAAATAAGGCATCACATCTTCTTGGTTGCAAGTACTCCCTACAAGTTTCCGCAACAGATGTACGCCTCCAATTAGTTAGTTCCCACATTATAAGTTAACTAATTGATACACTGTGTGTTCCTTTTGCCTGTAACTAAGTGTACTAAACTACTGATTGATTCTACGCTCCTTTCCCTATGAACCAATGCTGCACGCAAATCAGTTTCCTGGTACTATATTTCCAATATAGTTTATTTTCCCCATTTACAATGTTTATCACTCTCGATCACCTTTTGTATCCTCTTCTGCAGGAGAGTTTGAAACAATTAACTGAAGGCCATAATCATTTGAGCAACACACTTTCAAATGGTTTATTATTCTGAATATTAAAAAATCTATATGTAGCTTCATGGCAATTTTGGGACTCATGCGCAACATCTCAAGTTCATGTACGTactctgaagatgaacctgctcatACAATAAGCTTTGGTACACAGACGGTTGTTCTTTCTAGGTTCAGCTTTGGTAAACAGACATGATTATTTAAATAATGAAGCTGCTCATCACTTTGCTACACTACGTTTCTGAAAAATAAGGTATTTATTCGCTCAACCATGACATTCAGTTATTTTCTCTTTTGGCTTCATTAATTGATAAGTTTCAATGGATTTTTTTCAGGGTATATTTGGGTCTGCATCGAAGCAAACACCATGGAAATATTACTGATGTTTCAGCTGTTGCATTAACTACACAAATTGTAAACGGCATTAGGATTATTGTAAGGAGTGTACCACTACCTCCATTGCTGAATCATAGTTTTTGTACTAGGTTTGTGACGATAGATGTTCATCGGTCTCAAAATATAAAACGGTGGAGGTTGATGCCCACATATAATCTCtgtttaaaatagccggctatagcccggctatagcctttCGCGAGGCCTGCGGCTATAGCTAGAGGCTTTAGAGGCTATAACAGAAATAGCCGCTAATAGCCCGGCTAAGGCTATTTAGCCTTAATTTAGCCTCATAGCCGCTAACTTCCTGCTCAATGAGCCCAAAATTTTGGACCAAAAATTTCAGTCGACCGGCTCATTTGCTTGACGAAATAGCCACAAAGTTCTAGTTATGTAATTATGGGCATAACTATGTCCTAAACTAGATAATGATGTTGTAATATTGGGACAAAACTATGTATTTAACTATGTGTGAACTATTATGTGTATCTCCTATGTGAAGATGTTATTATGTTATTAATTTGTGAattattgatatatatatatatatatatatatatatatatatatatatatatatatatatatatatatatatatgactatATGATGCTCAATATTTTTCATTATTTAGCAAATCCGCTATATggctatagcccggctatagcctttCATAGCTTCAAAAAAAAATCGCGGCTATCGGCTATAGCCCGCTATTTTAACCAGAGCATATAATTCGTAATTACGTATTTTCCACTTAGGTTTAGCGGGAACAATTGAGCTACTCTGAAACTATGTATGGTTAGTTTCCTGATCAATTACCAGATCATTTTATTCCCATGCTGACTGAGAAATTAAATGTACATTAAAAACGATTTTTTGTATTGCTGGCTCTTCTGAAGTTTGATCTAAATTTGGTTTTATTCCCTATATGCAGGCTTAATTACTGCAGTATCATGGCATAACATTAATTTTGAATAGGTatttattcaatcaaaatcatATGACAGATGTAAAACAAAATCTGAACACAAAGTGGTAGGTAGTAGTACGATTCTGCATTTGTAATGTAGTCATATATAGTTATGTATCCATCATTTTTTTCTCAAGGAGAGTAAGATTTCTTTCTGGATCATTTTTTGCTACACACTCCGCCGCAACACGCGAGGTATTATCTAGTTTAAATagtaagtactccctccgtctcattaAACTTATGTGAACTTTGTCAAAATTTAACGTATCTAGATGCTAAATAGTATCTAGATATATCTAGATTTTAATAAAGTTCAGACAAGTTTTATAAGATGGATACTATGTTTTATCAAATTTAAATTAGATATGGATTTCTAAAATTTGATGACAACTGATGAAACTTGACAGTACGAATCATACAGCGTGGAACGGATGGCAGAAACATACACACGATCTAGCGTGCACGTTAGAACCGCCTCGAGGTTCTTGCACCACACGCGTCTGTAAGTACAAATACACACGTGTTGTTGGGCCGGCCGCCGGCATACGGTCGTCTGAACCACCGGTCACAACCTGGCCTCGCTGTGGCACTCCTGGCGCCGAACCTTGACGTCGGGGACGCCGACGGCGACGCGGCACACCGACCTGGCCACGGCGCGTCGCTTCACGAACCCGAGGAACGTGACCCTCCCCTTCACCTCCGTCCTCGCCTCGAACTCCATCTCGCCGGCGAGCACGTCTCCGAGCAGGCCCCCCAGCCCGGCCGCAGCCACCACCTTGTCGGCCTGCACCGTCATGTTCAGCCGCACGGTCGTCGCGCCTCGGCTCGGCACGGTGCCTGCCGGGACGAGGGCGCCGCCCACGGAGGCGTTCCTGTAGAGGAGCGACGTGGTGGCCTCTCCGTACCGGAACGACGCCGGGTTCGGGTTGCGCACGCGCACCACGAGGCGGAAGGTCAGGTTGAGCTGGATGGAGAAGGCCGGCAGCGCCACGTTCGGGACGGCGCCGGTGGCGTTCGCTGAGAGGAGCTCCGTGGTGGGGTTCCGCGGGCGCAGCACGGCGAACAGCACGATGGCGACCGTGgcggccaggaggagcagggcgagCACGGCGAAGCTGACGCAGATGAGGATGCGGCGCCGTCGGTGGTTGTGGCGGCATGGCTGGCGGGCTGCCGGCGCCATGTCTCCGGATTCCGACATACTCAGAAAATATATATAGATAGCCTATATATGCCCCTCGCGGAAGCGCGGTTTTGGTGAGCCGAGCTGTGGTATGTATGGGCCCGGCCAGTGATGGGTGTTGGTGACCAGGAGTATGAGTATGTATGCAAATTCTAACACTCCGATTCACGTTACCATGCCTTCGTGCTGCTTCTTCGTTGCCGCGCCTGTCGTGTTCATGATCGGGTGATAGAGCACGTCGGGACGGCAATATATATGCTTGTAAAATCCTCCCGGTCTCCAACCTGCTCTGGTGATTTTAACAAGCCAaccagaggtgttttagtactgtCAGAAAGTATGAACCGGAGGAGACCAGTTTGTCGGCGTCCCTGTCATGTGGTTCATTCACTCAACCCACAGGCCTATGGGCTATGGCGTAAGATGATGTAGCAAGACGAACTCACGACACCCGGACTCATGTTCGTGAGCCAATGGTCTCTTGGAAACATCCTTTCCTCAAAATTGTGACACTAAAAAGCATGCATATTGGTCACTCGACTAAAAACACTTGACTTATAGctcaaaaatttgaaaaaaaaaactataAATGAGATTGTGAACCCATCGTGAGAGGTTGGTGTGTTTGAACGCCCTATTGATGTTGTGGGAACGATGGCCTCTACCTgggcttatatatatatatatatatatatttggatcacaatacaacatttCCCACGCTATATTAACATGTAACCGAGCCCAGGTAGAGGCCATCGTTCCCACAACATCAATAGGGCGTTCAAACACACCAACCTCTCacgataatatatatatatatatatatatatatatatatatatatatatatatttggatcacaatacaacatttCCCACGCTATATTAACATGTAACCGAGCCCAGGTAGAGGCCATCGTTCCCACAACATCAATAGGGCGTTCAAACACACCAACCTCTCACGATGGGTTCAcaatctcatatatatatatatatatatatatatatcttgtaaGCCGTCGGCTAGGGAAAAAAattagattataagataacccacggcgtttgtaaacacctctctatatagtgaagttttgctggctggcgcccgtggtttttccccttctgtgttggaaggggttttccacgttaaatcttgtgtcccctgcgtgtgttcttgtttcatTCTTCGTTATTTTCTTGTCGcatttataacaagtggtatcagagcccgtgtttcaatctagggttttacgacatgtcttccttgaagttcgatctaccacagctggattataccacgagattttctctgtggcaagtgaagatgagggcgatccttacccaatcttctgatctagatgaagctcttgatggatttggcaagaaagatgccaagacctGGACAGACGAAGAAAagaggaaagaccgtaaggctttttcattaattcagcttcatctatccaacaatatcttgcaggaagtactggctgagaaatccgcagcggcgctgtggttgaaactggaatcgatctgcatgtccaaagatctaaccagtaagatgcacgtgaagatgaagttgttctcgcacaagctgcaagaaggtgcatcaatgatgaatcacctatcgatctttagagagatcgtttctgatttgctgtccatggaggtaaagtatgatgatgaggatctcgctcttatactgttagtctcgttgcctaattcttttgcgaattttcgagacaccttgttatacagtcgtgatgaactataacccttgccgaagtttatgaggccctccagtagagggaaaagatgaaatctatggtgcatgcagagggttcgtcatctaaggcagaagcactgcaggtccgaggcaggaccgaaaacagaaacaacaactacaacagagataagaTCAAGACCGatagaggtcgctcaaagtccaagggacgagatggtaagttctgcaagtattgtaaaaaaactagccacaatattgatgattgctggaagttgcagaacaaagagaaaagaaacggtacttaccaaccaaaaaacaaatctgagggtgatggtaaggctgctgttgtttccagtgataattATGATGGCGATTGCCTAGTTATGTTTGTTGGTtgtgtttctggtaatgatgagtggatccttgattctgcatgttcgtttcatatttgctgtaacaaagactggttcagttcttatgagtttgtgcagagtggagatgttgtgcgtatgggggataacaacccacgtgagatcgtgggcataggctccgttcagatcaagatgcatgatggcatgacgtacacgcactctgacagatgtgagacacatacctggcatggccagaaatctgatctctctcattacccttgatgttgatgggtacaaacactccggttctcgcggagttctgaatgtatcaaaaggttctctcgttcacatgattggtgatatgaattctgcaaaaTTATATGTTCTTAGATGTAGCACTTTGTCTGGTATTGTTGCTGATGTTATTCCtgatgaacctggtaaaactaatctgtggcatatgcgtcttggacatatgagtgaacatgacatggcagaattgcacaggagagacctgctagatggctgcaatttgagtaagtttgagttctgtgagcactgcatttttggtaagcataaaagagttaaattcactgcttccgttcataccactaaagggattctagattatgtgcatgctgatgtgtggggaccttctcgcaagacttctcttggtggtgcaaattacatgcttactatcatagatgattactccagaaaagtgtggccgttctttctgaaacataaatctgatgtgtttgatgcttttagaaagtggaaagttatggtagagaagcaaacagaaaagaaagttaaattgcttcgtactgACAATGGTATTGAGTTTTGCTCTAGTATTTTTAATGAATATTGCAGCGACGAAGGCATTGtcaggcaccacaccatcccatatactcctcagcagaatggtgtggcagagaggatgaacagaaccatcatctccaaggctcgctgcatgttgtccaatgctggtatgcatagacgtttctgggctgaagcagcctccaccgcttGTTACTTGATAGACAGGTCACCTTGCattccgcttgataagaaaactcctattgaggtatggtctggttcacctgctgattattcacagttgagagttttcggttgtactgcttatgctcatgtcgataatggaaagctagagccCAGGGCTGTTAAGTGTatgtttcttggttatggttcaggagttaaggcatacaagttatggaatcctgagactaagaaagttttgcatagcaagaatgtagtctttaatgaggctgtcatgttttataagagttcatctacagatgttactgatgctgttgatttttctgataattctgatgatgaacaacagaggattagcgtgcaggtggagcatGTGGAGGAGCaagaaaatgatgttgctgaaattgataacattgttgttcatcactcaccacctgttttgcagcaaacaaatagttccattgttgctgatagaccgaggcgtaacaaaTGTCCACGTCCTTGTTCAATTGAAGAATGTaatcttgttcatcatgctttgagttgtgctgaacaggtggggagcatgatattgaacctgctactgaggccgttgcatccgttgaccgcgtgtcaacacccggatttttaggtccagatgcctattatgtcattcatcgcaatcccaggaatattgttgttgcgaggcataatagtcgaatatcatagtcatcattcattacaaaccatattgtcttacaaattcagatcacatgatccatattacacaaatagtttatCTAtttatcaacgaacaaacacaagttcatagcggaagcgtaaataggaatggactctctagtccacaggccaacgtctgacatcagaagattccctagttgtcgtagtcatcttggttgccgtcatcttgatagttctgctcctcttcatagtctagccatttgaatagccagggacacagccttgagtactttaaagtactcgcaaactaatactaatgtaagtactatcaaatctagtaagggggtgctaagctctagtttaatttgcataaagccaattttagttcacaagtatgtgagaaaagacttattcatgtgctaactaactcaagtgggaacattagtgtcattcccacaactcagttgtgattcaaaaacaagtcaccattccccattcacttcaccaacattttcaagaatctgacaccggaaactgtatggcctttccaaccgtccgtaaccgtggacacggctattcgaataggtttacactctgcagaggttgcacacttgtgccacaacatttgatttcatccatcgggataaccctgaatcatcgtaacacagtacgcggatcatcaaccataacatttcacttacataccctagtataggtacctctccccatgagcttggcctcccagtgaagaccaactatcaacctgggaactgcacagggcttggccgtacaattcacctcaattcacatcatttctcaataacggaggcagcctcggcataacccctatgatgtgtgttcagagggaacccatactaagatatataaacttgtagttaagccctacccataatcaggtattgtgggggtactcgaaattggaaaggtatcgcatccacaccaatatcagttttaatcaaaaatcactatctt
This Lolium perenne isolate Kyuss_39 chromosome 1, Kyuss_2.0, whole genome shotgun sequence DNA region includes the following protein-coding sequences:
- the LOC127311310 gene encoding uncharacterized protein, with amino-acid sequence MAPAARQPCRHNHRRRRILICVSFAVLALLLLAATVAIVLFAVLRPRNPTTELLSANATGAVPNVALPAFSIQLNLTFRLVVRVRNPNPASFRYGEATTSLLYRNASVGGALVPAGTVPSRGATTVRLNMTVQADKVVAAAGLGGLLGDVLAGEMEFEARTEVKGRVTFLGFVKRRAVARSVCRVAVGVPDVKVRRQECHSEARL